From a single Gadus morhua chromosome 3, gadMor3.0, whole genome shotgun sequence genomic region:
- the stx10 gene encoding syntaxin-10, which yields MSLEDPFFVVKGEVQKALSRARGLFDRWEELLQESTQVSRDELDWSTNELRNCLRAIDWDLEDLSETISIVESNPGKFRLGENELQERRAFVEQTRLSVQEMKEQLSSPTAVAQAEKKSRQVPSGSERSTGLEAHLVSANSRYITEQQEQQQLIVQEQDEQLELVSGSIRVLKDMSGRIGDELDEQAVMLGDFGDEMDQTSSRMDSVLKKLEKVSHMTSSRRQWCAIGVLVAIMLVVLILIFAL from the exons ATGTCGCTGGAGGATCCGTTTTTCGTAGTGAAGGG GGAGGTGCAGAAGGCCCTATCCCGTGCACGGGGGCTGTTTGACAGATGGGAGGAACTGTTGCAGGAGTCCACACAG GTGAGCCGGGATGAGCTGGACTGGAGCACCAATGAGCTGAGGAACTGTCTGCGGGCCATCGACTGGGACCTGGAAGACCTCAGCGAGACCATCA GCATCGTCGAGTCCAATCCGGGAAAGTTCCGCCTGGGGGAGAATGAGCTGCAGGAGAGGCGGGCCTTCGTGGAACAGACCAGGCTCTCTGTACAG gagatgAAGGAGCAGCTGTCCAGCCCTACAGCTGTGGCCCAGGCAGAGAAGAAGAGCCGACAG GTTCCGTCAGGTTCAGAGCGCTCCACAGGTCTGGAGGCTCACCTGGTGTCCGCTAACTCCAGATACATcacagagcagcaggagcagcagcag ctGATAGTGCAGGAGCAGGATGAGCAGCTGGAGCTGGTGTCGGGGAGCATCAGGGTTCTTAAAGACATGTCGGGACGTATCGGGGACGAGCTTGACGAACAGGCTGT CATGCTGGGAGATTTTGGAGACGAGATGGACCAGACGTCCTCACGCATGGATAGCGTCCTGAAGAAGCTGGAGAAGGTCTCCCACATGACCAGCA gccggaGACAGTGGTGTGCCATCGGGGTGTTGGTGGCCATCATGCTAGTGGTGCTCATCCTCATCTTCGCCCTGTGA
- the LOC115540381 gene encoding tubulin polymerization-promoting protein family member 3 isoform X2 encodes MVCTGLHCLTLQATGEEDPEVEEKEEEENNRPGLHPQSVACHRTQDPTSMAESSASVAEAEVSFKKFAVHGDTKATGKEMNGKNFAKLCKDCRVIDGKNVTATDVDIVFTKVKAKTARIITFEQFNQALVELAPKRFRGKDQQEALPLLYGLIAGKGPANVGVTKVAKAAAVDRLTDATKYTGSHKERFDESGKGKGKAGREELPDTSGYVGAYKGQGSYDDKVKEA; translated from the exons ATGGTTTGTACTGGCCT CCATTGTTTGACACTGCAGGCGACAGGTGAAGAGGACCCTGAggtagaggagaaggaggaagaggagaacaaCAGACCAGGGCTCCACCCTCAGAGCGTAGCCTGCCACAGAACCCAGGATCCTACCAG cATGGCAGAGAGCTCAGCGTCAGTTGCGGAGGCCGAAGTGTCCTTCAAGAAGTTTGCGGTGCACGGAGACACCAAGGCTACCGGGAAGGAGATGAATGGGAAGAACTTCGCCAAACTCTGCAAGGACTGCCGAGTCATCGATGGCAAGAACGTCACGGCAACGGACGTTGACATCGTCTTCACCAAGGTCAA ggcgAAAACAGCGCGCATAATCACCTTTGAGCAGTTCAACCAGGCGCTGGTGGAGCTGGCGCCCAAGCGCTTCCGAGGCAAGGACCAGCAGGAGGCGCTGCCGCTGCTCTACGGCCTCATCGCTGGCAAGGGGCCCGCCAACGTGGGCGTCACC AAAGTGGCGAAGGCCGCAGCGGTGGACAGACTGACGGACGCTACGAAGTACACGGGCTCCCACAAGGAGCGCTTTGACGAGTCCGGAAAAGGCAAGGGCAAGGCCGGGAGGGAGGAGCTTCCAGACACCAGTGGATACGTGGGCGCCTACAAAGGTCAAGGTTCATACGACGACAAAGTGAAGGAGGCCTAG
- the LOC115540381 gene encoding tubulin polymerization-promoting protein family member 3 isoform X3, protein MAESSASVAEAEVSFKKFAVHGDTKATGKEMNGKNFAKLCKDCRVIDGKNVTATDVDIVFTKVKAKTARIITFEQFNQALVELAPKRFRGKDQQEALPLLYGLIAGKGPANVGVTKVAKAAAVDRLTDATKYTGSHKERFDESGKGKGKAGREELPDTSGYVGAYKGQGSYDDKVKEA, encoded by the exons ATGGCAGAGAGCTCAGCGTCAGTTGCGGAGGCCGAAGTGTCCTTCAAGAAGTTTGCGGTGCACGGAGACACCAAGGCTACCGGGAAGGAGATGAATGGGAAGAACTTCGCCAAACTCTGCAAGGACTGCCGAGTCATCGATGGCAAGAACGTCACGGCAACGGACGTTGACATCGTCTTCACCAAGGTCAA ggcgAAAACAGCGCGCATAATCACCTTTGAGCAGTTCAACCAGGCGCTGGTGGAGCTGGCGCCCAAGCGCTTCCGAGGCAAGGACCAGCAGGAGGCGCTGCCGCTGCTCTACGGCCTCATCGCTGGCAAGGGGCCCGCCAACGTGGGCGTCACC AAAGTGGCGAAGGCCGCAGCGGTGGACAGACTGACGGACGCTACGAAGTACACGGGCTCCCACAAGGAGCGCTTTGACGAGTCCGGAAAAGGCAAGGGCAAGGCCGGGAGGGAGGAGCTTCCAGACACCAGTGGATACGTGGGCGCCTACAAAGGTCAAGGTTCATACGACGACAAAGTGAAGGAGGCCTAG
- the LOC115540381 gene encoding tubulin polymerization-promoting protein family member 3 isoform X1, translating into MRVNKRREGGGEEVKVITPTAEMMSCHCLTLQATGEEDPEVEEKEEEENNRPGLHPQSVACHRTQDPTSMAESSASVAEAEVSFKKFAVHGDTKATGKEMNGKNFAKLCKDCRVIDGKNVTATDVDIVFTKVKAKTARIITFEQFNQALVELAPKRFRGKDQQEALPLLYGLIAGKGPANVGVTKVAKAAAVDRLTDATKYTGSHKERFDESGKGKGKAGREELPDTSGYVGAYKGQGSYDDKVKEA; encoded by the exons atgAGAGTAaacaagaggagagagggagggggagaggaagttaAAGTGATTACACCCACCGCAGAGATGATGTCATG CCATTGTTTGACACTGCAGGCGACAGGTGAAGAGGACCCTGAggtagaggagaaggaggaagaggagaacaaCAGACCAGGGCTCCACCCTCAGAGCGTAGCCTGCCACAGAACCCAGGATCCTACCAG cATGGCAGAGAGCTCAGCGTCAGTTGCGGAGGCCGAAGTGTCCTTCAAGAAGTTTGCGGTGCACGGAGACACCAAGGCTACCGGGAAGGAGATGAATGGGAAGAACTTCGCCAAACTCTGCAAGGACTGCCGAGTCATCGATGGCAAGAACGTCACGGCAACGGACGTTGACATCGTCTTCACCAAGGTCAA ggcgAAAACAGCGCGCATAATCACCTTTGAGCAGTTCAACCAGGCGCTGGTGGAGCTGGCGCCCAAGCGCTTCCGAGGCAAGGACCAGCAGGAGGCGCTGCCGCTGCTCTACGGCCTCATCGCTGGCAAGGGGCCCGCCAACGTGGGCGTCACC AAAGTGGCGAAGGCCGCAGCGGTGGACAGACTGACGGACGCTACGAAGTACACGGGCTCCCACAAGGAGCGCTTTGACGAGTCCGGAAAAGGCAAGGGCAAGGCCGGGAGGGAGGAGCTTCCAGACACCAGTGGATACGTGGGCGCCTACAAAGGTCAAGGTTCATACGACGACAAAGTGAAGGAGGCCTAG
- the ier2b gene encoding immediate early response 2b: MNASAMDVNTEAKRILAVSISKLYASRSQRGGLRLHRSLLLSLVMRSARDIYHSAYAQAAAEEAAAAMDADKELEKVSEPLVKSPEPEKVELECREREEDKEVEEEEDMEDVFESETDSEDKENMNPSRHSRKRRGNTSAAPDFLPSKRARLEPGEERHAVLLGAVVPLGAMGLGSCRVGESLNAFSINRVAMPAC, from the coding sequence ATGAACGCGAGCGCAATGGACGTGAACACAGAAGCCAAGCGGATCCTCGCCGTGTCTATAAGCAAGTTGTACGCTTCTCGGAGCCAGAGGGGTGGCCTGAGACTCCACCGGAGCCTCCTGCTCTCCCTGGTCATGCGCTCCGCCAGGGACATCTATCACTCCGCCTACGCCCAGGCGGCGGCGGAAGAGGCTGCCGCGGCGATGGACGCCGATAAAGAACTCGAGAAAGTATCCGAGCCGCTGGTCAAATCACCAGAGCCCGAGAAAGTTGAGCTCGAATGCCGGGAGCGAGAAGAAGAtaaagaagtagaagaagaagaagacatggAAGATGTTTTTGAGAGCGAGACGGACAGTGAGGACAAAGAGAACATGAACCCGTCCAGGCACTCGAGGAAGCGGCGCGGAAACACGTCCGCGGCGCCTGACTTCCTCCCCAGCAAGAGAGCGAGGCTGGAGCCCGGGGAGGAGAGGCACGCCGTGCTGCTGGGAGCCGTAGTGCCGCTGGGAGCCATGGGCCTTGGAAGCTGCCGAGTCGGAGAGAGCCTCAATGCATTCTCGATCAACCGAGTAGCGATGCCTGCGTGTTGA